A region from the Streptomyces tsukubensis genome encodes:
- a CDS encoding SCO family protein encodes MRKKTALVAVFAAATALTLSACSGEGSGKDSDSSSVAEISAPKNTKPGTVLDQPFQKPALVLTDTQGKPYDLRERTKGKPTLLFFGYTSCPDVCPLTMSNLAMAKKKLPQADQEKLQVVFVTTDPERDTPAQLGKWLPSAGDPSFTGLSGDFAKIQAAARSVGIGIDPPKKEKDGSVSSMHGAQVMAFSPKTDQGYVVYGEDTTPEAYAKDLPKLLRGEKP; translated from the coding sequence ATGCGAAAGAAGACCGCGCTGGTCGCCGTGTTCGCCGCGGCCACGGCACTGACCCTCTCCGCCTGCTCCGGAGAGGGTTCCGGCAAGGACTCGGACAGCAGCTCCGTCGCCGAGATCTCGGCTCCCAAGAACACCAAGCCGGGAACCGTGCTGGACCAGCCCTTCCAGAAGCCCGCGCTGGTGCTCACGGACACCCAGGGCAAGCCGTACGACCTGCGCGAGCGGACGAAGGGCAAGCCCACCCTGCTCTTCTTCGGCTACACCAGCTGCCCCGACGTCTGCCCGCTGACGATGAGCAACCTCGCCATGGCGAAGAAGAAGCTCCCCCAGGCCGACCAGGAGAAGCTCCAGGTCGTCTTCGTCACGACCGACCCCGAGCGGGACACCCCCGCCCAGCTGGGCAAGTGGCTGCCCAGCGCCGGAGACCCCTCCTTCACCGGACTCAGCGGCGACTTCGCCAAGATCCAGGCCGCGGCCCGGTCCGTCGGCATCGGCATCGACCCGCCGAAGAAGGAGAAGGACGGCTCCGTCAGCTCCATGCACGGCGCCCAGGTCATGGCCTTCTCCCCGAAGACCGACCAGGGCTATGTCGTCTACGGAGAGGACACCACTCCCGAGGCATACGCCAAGGATCTGCCGAAGCTCCTGCGCGGGGAGAAGCCTTGA
- a CDS encoding YcnI family copper-binding membrane protein, which yields MSVFSGSQASAPSSSGTTARATARWSARTVALLAGAGAASLLLAGPAAAHVGVQPQGEAARGGYATVGVKVPNERDDASTVKLELALPTEHPLASVLPQPVPGWNVEVTKAKLAKPLTVHGKQITEAVSKVTWTAAGSKIGPGQFQQFPLSIGQLPENADRLVFKALQTYDNKEVVRWIETPEEGKPEPETPAPVLTLSEGTGGHGAPAADRAEGHHGGTGDTSANASRDADSSDTLARTLGVIGILVGAAGVAFGVFAGRRHSGRTDSGTSS from the coding sequence ATGAGCGTTTTCTCCGGTTCGCAGGCATCTGCACCTTCTTCTTCCGGTACGACGGCCCGTGCGACGGCCCGTTGGTCCGCCCGGACGGTCGCCCTGCTGGCCGGGGCCGGTGCCGCTTCGCTGCTGCTCGCAGGCCCCGCCGCCGCCCATGTCGGCGTGCAGCCGCAGGGCGAGGCAGCCCGGGGCGGCTATGCCACCGTCGGCGTCAAGGTCCCCAACGAGCGGGACGACGCCTCCACCGTGAAGCTGGAGCTCGCCCTCCCCACCGAGCACCCGCTGGCATCCGTCCTGCCCCAGCCGGTGCCCGGCTGGAACGTCGAGGTCACCAAGGCCAAGCTCGCAAAGCCGCTGACCGTGCACGGCAAGCAGATCACCGAAGCCGTCTCCAAGGTCACCTGGACCGCCGCCGGATCGAAGATCGGACCGGGCCAGTTCCAGCAGTTCCCCCTCTCCATCGGACAGCTGCCCGAGAACGCGGACCGGCTCGTCTTCAAGGCACTCCAGACGTACGACAACAAGGAAGTCGTGCGCTGGATCGAAACCCCCGAGGAGGGGAAGCCGGAGCCCGAAACCCCCGCGCCGGTGCTGACGCTGTCGGAGGGCACCGGCGGCCACGGCGCACCCGCGGCCGACAGAGCCGAGGGGCACCACGGCGGCACCGGTGACACGTCCGCGAACGCTTCCCGGGACGCGGACTCCTCCGACACCCTCGCCCGCACCCTCGGGGTGATCGGCATCCTGGTCGGTGCCGCGGGCGTCGCATTCGGTGTCTTCGCCGGCCGCCGCCACTCCGGACGTACCGACAGCGGTACCTCTTCATGA
- a CDS encoding PP2C family protein-serine/threonine phosphatase, translating to MVEGAHTDTGAPVSFGERAEDRVADLTTLHELTDRLTAVTTLDAALDEVLRAGAAIIGARRGLIVLEPPPGTGALTSPGSITRGYGLSHAELGHIETVPRPLTAYGRILEGTADTADTAGTAGTTASADLPDTVELVDTVDVRGAAVAHPDILNDHSLDPLRRKVAVHLGCAAAYTQPLVSRTTGILGAAVWLYDTPTAPADRHRGLVNDYMRYAAEHLARLVELTEARRAVASIAEELLPSRLPLVPGVRLAVRHRTGPHGPRGHWYDALPLPEGALGLAVGSVGGTGPGALAAVGRLRASLRAYAVMEGEDPVAVLSDLELLLRLTEPAGTATALFAYAEPAAGKMVLAGAGHTPPLLIGERRTEFVETSLSAPLGMLACWEAPSVELCPEPGETVLLYTDGLLRRTGEPMDRAFARLHTAAASVPRTAREDPGAVADHVLHTLFPQATGPARRTEESAPVYSCGRPDERVRRPVCGGGRGPRDGFGPGAPRSAAYGGRDGGRDSGRDSGRDSGDGNGDGDDIVLLAVRFD from the coding sequence GTGGTCGAAGGGGCGCATACGGATACCGGCGCGCCGGTCTCGTTCGGCGAACGCGCGGAGGACCGGGTGGCCGATCTCACCACTCTGCACGAGCTGACCGACAGGCTGACCGCCGTCACGACACTCGACGCGGCCCTCGACGAGGTGCTGCGAGCGGGCGCCGCGATCATCGGTGCCCGCCGCGGGCTGATCGTCCTCGAACCCCCGCCGGGCACCGGTGCGCTGACCTCGCCCGGGTCCATCACCCGTGGTTACGGGCTCAGCCATGCGGAGCTGGGCCATATCGAGACCGTGCCGCGGCCGCTGACCGCCTACGGCCGCATCCTCGAAGGCACAGCAGACACAGCAGACACAGCAGGGACAGCAGGCACAACGGCCTCTGCGGACCTGCCGGACACAGTGGAACTGGTGGACACAGTGGACGTCAGGGGCGCGGCCGTCGCCCACCCGGACATCCTCAACGACCACTCCCTCGACCCGCTGCGCCGCAAGGTCGCCGTCCATTTGGGCTGCGCCGCCGCGTACACCCAGCCCCTGGTGTCACGGACCACCGGCATCCTCGGCGCGGCCGTCTGGCTCTACGACACGCCCACCGCGCCCGCCGACCGTCACCGCGGGCTCGTGAACGACTACATGCGGTACGCCGCCGAGCACCTGGCCCGTCTTGTCGAGCTGACGGAGGCGCGGCGGGCCGTCGCGAGCATCGCCGAGGAACTGCTCCCGAGCCGGCTGCCCCTTGTCCCCGGCGTCCGCCTCGCGGTCCGGCACCGCACCGGACCGCACGGCCCGCGCGGCCACTGGTACGACGCCCTTCCGCTGCCGGAAGGCGCCCTGGGCCTGGCCGTGGGTTCGGTCGGCGGTACGGGCCCCGGGGCGCTCGCCGCGGTGGGGCGGCTGCGCGCCTCCCTGCGCGCGTACGCGGTGATGGAAGGCGAGGATCCGGTCGCGGTGCTGTCGGATCTGGAACTGTTGCTGCGGCTGACGGAACCGGCCGGGACGGCGACGGCGCTCTTCGCCTACGCCGAGCCCGCCGCCGGGAAGATGGTGCTGGCCGGGGCCGGGCACACCCCGCCCCTGCTGATCGGCGAGCGGCGCACGGAGTTCGTGGAGACATCGCTGTCGGCACCGCTCGGCATGCTCGCCTGCTGGGAGGCGCCGAGCGTGGAGCTGTGTCCCGAGCCGGGAGAAACGGTGCTCCTCTATACGGACGGGCTGCTGCGGCGTACCGGCGAGCCGATGGACCGGGCGTTCGCCCGGCTGCACACGGCGGCGGCGAGCGTGCCGCGGACGGCCCGGGAGGACCCCGGGGCGGTCGCCGACCATGTACTGCACACGCTGTTTCCGCAGGCCACAGGCCCTGCCCGACGTACGGAAGAGAGCGCGCCGGTGTATTCCTGCGGGCGCCCGGACGAGAGGGTCCGGCGGCCCGTGTGCGGGGGCGGGCGCGGCCCGCGGGACGGCTTCGGGCCGGGGGCGCCGCGCTCCGCGGCGTACGGCGGCAGGGACGGCGGCAGGGACAGCGGCAGGGACAGCGGCAGGGACAGCGGCGACGGAAACGGGGACGGGGACGACATCGTTCTGCTCGCCGTCCGCTTCGACTGA
- a CDS encoding aminopeptidase P family protein, producing MAEELIPSTPEEEEQSAKPRKNGLYPEVSEELAANMASGWADTEQRDLSPVEQASYAAERRAALSERFPGERLVVPSGKLKTRSNDTEYPFRAATEYVYLTADQSEDGVLVLEPTADGHEATLYLLPRSNRENGEFWLSGQGELWIGRRHSLTEKAALLGIRTGDVRELAGTLREATGPVRVVRGHDAEIESALTDKVTGERDEELRIYLSEARAVKDAFEIGELQKACDSTARGFEDVVKVLDRAQATSERYIEGTFFLRARVEGNDVGYGSICASGPHATTLHWVRNDGPVRSGDLLLLDAGVETTTLYTADVTRTLPVNGRFDELQRKIYDAVYDAQEAGIAAVKPGAKYRDFHDAAQRVLAERLVEWGLLEGPVERVLELGLQRRWTLHGTGHMLGLDVHDCAAARTEAYVDGTLEPGMCLTVEPGLYFQADDVTVPEEYRGIGVRIEDDILVTEDGNRNLSNTLPRQADEVEAWMASLQS from the coding sequence GTGGCCGAGGAGCTCATCCCGAGTACCCCGGAAGAAGAAGAGCAGTCGGCGAAGCCGCGTAAGAACGGCCTCTACCCGGAGGTTTCCGAGGAGCTTGCCGCGAACATGGCAAGTGGCTGGGCGGACACCGAGCAGCGCGACCTGAGCCCTGTCGAGCAGGCCTCCTATGCCGCCGAACGCCGTGCGGCGCTCTCGGAGCGCTTCCCCGGCGAGCGTCTGGTGGTTCCCTCCGGGAAGCTCAAGACGCGGTCCAACGACACGGAGTACCCCTTCCGTGCCGCGACCGAGTACGTGTATCTGACCGCCGACCAGAGCGAGGACGGCGTCCTCGTCCTGGAGCCGACCGCCGACGGCCACGAGGCCACCCTCTACCTGCTGCCCCGCTCCAACCGGGAGAACGGCGAGTTCTGGCTCTCCGGCCAGGGCGAACTGTGGATCGGCCGCCGTCACTCGCTGACCGAGAAGGCGGCGCTGCTGGGCATCCGGACCGGGGACGTCCGCGAGCTGGCGGGCACGCTGCGCGAGGCCACCGGGCCCGTGCGGGTGGTCCGCGGCCATGACGCGGAGATCGAGTCGGCGCTGACCGACAAGGTCACCGGCGAGCGGGACGAGGAGCTGCGGATCTACCTCTCCGAGGCGCGCGCGGTCAAGGACGCGTTCGAGATCGGGGAGCTGCAGAAGGCCTGCGACTCGACCGCACGCGGCTTCGAGGACGTCGTCAAGGTTCTCGACCGGGCTCAGGCGACCAGCGAGCGCTACATTGAAGGAACGTTCTTCCTGAGGGCTCGCGTCGAGGGCAACGACGTCGGCTACGGCTCCATCTGCGCCTCCGGCCCCCACGCCACCACCCTCCACTGGGTGCGCAACGACGGCCCGGTCCGCTCCGGCGATCTGCTGCTGCTGGACGCGGGTGTGGAGACCACCACCCTCTACACCGCCGACGTCACCCGCACCCTGCCGGTCAACGGCCGCTTCGACGAGCTTCAGCGGAAGATCTACGACGCGGTGTACGACGCCCAGGAGGCCGGGATCGCGGCCGTGAAGCCGGGCGCGAAGTACCGTGACTTCCATGACGCGGCCCAGCGGGTGCTGGCCGAGCGGCTGGTCGAGTGGGGTCTCCTGGAGGGCCCGGTCGAGCGGGTCCTGGAGCTGGGGCTCCAGCGCCGCTGGACCCTGCACGGCACGGGTCACATGCTCGGTCTCGACGTCCACGACTGCGCCGCCGCGCGCACCGAGGCGTACGTCGACGGGACGCTGGAGCCGGGTATGTGCCTGACGGTGGAGCCGGGTCTCTACTTCCAGGCGGACGACGTGACCGTGCCCGAGGAGTACCGGGGCATCGGCGTCCGGATCGAGGACGACATCCTCGTCACCGAGGACGGCAACCGGAACCTGTCGAACACGCTGCCGCGGCAGGCCGACGAGGTCGAGGCCTGGATGGCGTCGCTGCAGAGCTGA